Proteins encoded together in one Microcaecilia unicolor chromosome 3, aMicUni1.1, whole genome shotgun sequence window:
- the LOC115466486 gene encoding tereporin-Ca1-like translates to MASSIEELVANTDTTRCVAIEIRNNSKYITLCRPSTFCESGCVFTPPGPTIPPGKKDYCIFSKTPNAACGSVGLLLYRFSNVSLAIMFSNPFDYLLYKINYGLYITDPSIEAGKPLFKSMYYDLAPTCYFQRAQLKRDSQALVVTHENLRVSATMSNNKKAIIKIDIDDLS, encoded by the exons ATGGCATCATCGATAGAAGAACTCGTGGCCAACACAGACACTACGAGATGCGTAGCCATCGAAATACGGAACAATTCCAAGTACATCACCTTGTGTAGGCCCAG CACTTTCTGTGAAAGCGGCTGTGTCTTTACTCCTCCAGGCCCCACGATCCCACCAGGGAAGAAAGACTACTGCATCTTCAGCAAGACACCCAACGCAGCCTGTGGGAGCGTTGGACTCCTCCTCTATCGCTTCTCCAATGTCTCCTTGGCCATCATGTTCTCCAACCCTTTTGATTATCTCCTCTACAAGATCAACTATGGCCTCTACATCACCGACCCATCCATTGAGGCTGGCAAGCCACTCTTCAAGAGCATGTACTATGACCTTGCTCCCACCTGTTACTTCCAGCGTGCTCAGCTCAAGAGGGATAGCCAGGCACTGGTGGTGACCCATGAGAACCTACGTGTCTCGGCCACCATGTCCAATAACAAAAAAGCAATCATAAAGATCGACATTGATGACCTGTCATAG